A genomic window from Corynebacterium fournieri includes:
- the rpoB gene encoding DNA-directed RNA polymerase subunit beta — translation MLEGPNLAVSDQTMNMADIPGAPERYSFAKINEPITVPGLLDVQLESFAWLVGTPEWREREQANRGDDARITSGLEDILDEISPIEDYSGNMSLTLSEPRFEDVKYTIDECKDKDINYSAPLYVTAEFINNDTQEIKSQTVFIGDFPLMTDKGTFIVNGTERVVVSQLVRSPGVYFDETIDKSTERPLHSVKVIPSRGAWLEFDVDKRDTVGVRIDRKRRQPVTVLLKALGWTTEQITERFGFSEIMMSTLENDGVSNTDEALLEIYRKQRPGEQPTRDLAQSLLENSFFKAKRYDLARVGRYKTNRKLGLGGDHDGLMTLTEEDIATTLEYLVRLHAGEAEMTSPAGEIIPINTDDIDHFGNRRLRTVGELIQNQVRVGLSRMERVVRERMTTQDAESITPTSLINVRPVSAAIREFFGTSQLSQFMDQNNSLSGLTHKRRLSALGPGGLSRERAGIEVRDVHPSHYGRMCPIETPEGPNIGLIGALASYARVNPFGFIETPYQKVNDGKLTDQIDYLTADEEDRYAIAQAATPMDADGNLTGERIEVRLKDGDIGVVGPQGVDYLDISPRQMVSVATAMIPFLEHDDANRALMGANMQKQAVPLLRAEAAYVATGMEQRAAYDAGDTVISKKAGVIENVTGDFITVMDDEGGRDTYMLRTFERTNQGTCYNQTPIVSAGDRVEAGQVIADGPGTKDGEMALGRNLLVAFMPWEGHNYEDAIILNQRVVEEDILTSVHIEEHEIDARDTKLGAEEITREIPNVSEDVLKDLDERGIIRIGADVRDGDILVGKVTPKGETELTPEERLLRAIFGEKAREVRDTSLKVPHGEQGKVIAVRRFSREDDDDLSPGVNEMIRVYVAQKRKIQDGDKMAGRHGNKGVVGKILPQEDMPFMADGTPVDIILNTHGVPRRMNIGQVLEIHLGWLAKAGWTVNPDDPANAKLLETLPEHLYDVPADSLTATPVFDGATNEEIAGLLANSKPNRDGDVMVDENGKTRLFDGRSGEPYKYPVSVGYMYMLKLHHLVDEKIHARSTGPYSMITQQPLGGKAQFGGQRFGEMEVWAMQAYGAAYTLQELLTIKSDDVVGRVKVYEAIVKGDNIPDPGIPESFKVLLKELQSLCLNVEVLSTDGTPMELDGDDDEFDQAGSSLGINLSRDEGAAADTA, via the coding sequence GTGCTGGAAGGACCCAACTTGGCAGTCTCAGACCAGACCATGAACATGGCTGATATCCCCGGGGCTCCCGAACGTTACTCGTTCGCGAAGATTAATGAGCCGATCACCGTCCCGGGACTTTTGGATGTACAGCTCGAATCCTTCGCGTGGCTCGTGGGCACGCCCGAGTGGCGCGAACGCGAGCAGGCCAACCGCGGCGACGATGCGCGCATCACGTCCGGCCTGGAGGACATCCTCGACGAGATCTCCCCGATCGAGGACTACTCCGGCAACATGAGCCTGACGCTGTCCGAGCCGCGCTTCGAAGACGTGAAGTACACGATCGACGAGTGCAAAGACAAAGACATCAACTACTCCGCGCCGCTGTACGTGACCGCGGAGTTCATCAACAACGACACGCAGGAGATCAAGTCCCAGACCGTGTTCATCGGCGACTTCCCGCTGATGACGGACAAGGGAACCTTCATCGTCAACGGCACCGAGCGTGTCGTCGTCTCGCAGCTGGTGCGCTCCCCGGGCGTGTACTTCGACGAGACCATTGACAAGTCCACGGAGCGCCCGCTGCACTCCGTGAAGGTCATCCCGTCGCGCGGTGCGTGGCTGGAGTTCGACGTGGACAAGCGCGACACCGTCGGCGTGCGCATCGACCGCAAGCGCCGCCAGCCGGTCACCGTGCTGCTGAAGGCCCTGGGCTGGACCACCGAGCAGATCACGGAGCGCTTCGGCTTCTCCGAGATCATGATGTCCACCCTGGAAAACGACGGTGTGTCCAACACCGACGAGGCGCTGCTGGAGATCTACCGCAAGCAGCGCCCGGGCGAGCAGCCGACGCGCGACCTTGCGCAGTCCCTGCTAGAGAACTCCTTCTTCAAGGCCAAGCGCTACGACCTCGCCCGCGTGGGCCGCTACAAGACCAACCGCAAGCTCGGTCTCGGCGGCGACCACGACGGTCTGATGACGCTGACCGAAGAGGACATCGCCACCACGCTCGAGTACCTCGTGCGCCTGCACGCCGGTGAGGCCGAGATGACCTCGCCGGCGGGCGAGATCATCCCGATCAACACCGACGACATCGACCACTTCGGCAACCGCCGTCTGCGTACCGTCGGCGAGCTGATCCAGAACCAGGTTCGCGTCGGCCTGTCTCGCATGGAGCGCGTCGTGCGTGAGCGCATGACCACCCAGGACGCGGAGTCGATCACTCCGACGTCCCTGATCAACGTGCGCCCAGTCTCCGCCGCCATCCGCGAGTTCTTCGGTACCTCGCAGCTGTCGCAGTTCATGGACCAGAACAACTCCCTGTCCGGCCTGACCCACAAGCGCCGCCTGTCCGCGCTTGGCCCGGGTGGCCTGTCGCGCGAGCGCGCCGGCATCGAGGTGCGAGACGTGCACCCGTCCCACTACGGCCGCATGTGCCCGATTGAGACCCCGGAAGGCCCGAACATTGGCCTGATCGGCGCGCTGGCGTCCTACGCGCGCGTCAACCCGTTCGGCTTCATTGAGACGCCGTACCAGAAGGTCAACGACGGCAAGCTGACCGACCAGATCGATTACCTCACCGCTGACGAGGAGGACCGCTACGCCATCGCGCAGGCGGCCACGCCGATGGATGCCGACGGCAACCTCACCGGTGAGCGCATCGAGGTCCGCCTCAAGGACGGCGACATCGGCGTCGTCGGCCCGCAGGGCGTGGACTACCTGGACATCTCCCCGCGCCAGATGGTTTCTGTCGCTACCGCGATGATTCCGTTCCTGGAGCACGACGACGCAAACCGTGCGCTGATGGGCGCGAACATGCAGAAGCAGGCTGTGCCGCTGCTGCGCGCCGAGGCCGCCTACGTGGCCACCGGCATGGAGCAGCGCGCCGCATACGACGCCGGCGACACCGTCATCTCGAAGAAGGCCGGCGTGATCGAGAACGTCACCGGCGACTTCATCACCGTCATGGACGACGAGGGCGGCCGCGACACCTACATGCTGCGCACTTTCGAGCGCACCAACCAGGGCACCTGCTACAACCAGACCCCGATCGTCTCCGCGGGCGACCGCGTCGAGGCCGGCCAGGTCATCGCCGATGGCCCGGGCACCAAGGACGGCGAAATGGCCCTCGGCCGCAACCTGCTGGTTGCGTTCATGCCGTGGGAAGGCCACAACTACGAGGACGCCATCATCCTCAACCAGCGCGTGGTGGAGGAGGACATCCTCACCTCCGTGCACATTGAGGAGCACGAGATCGATGCCCGCGACACCAAGCTGGGCGCCGAGGAGATCACCCGCGAGATCCCGAACGTCTCCGAGGACGTGCTCAAGGACCTGGACGAGCGCGGCATCATCCGCATCGGCGCGGACGTGCGCGACGGCGACATCCTGGTGGGCAAGGTCACCCCGAAGGGTGAGACCGAGCTGACCCCGGAGGAGCGCCTGCTGCGCGCCATCTTCGGCGAGAAGGCCCGCGAGGTCCGCGACACCTCCCTGAAGGTGCCGCACGGCGAGCAGGGCAAGGTCATTGCCGTGCGTCGCTTCTCCCGCGAGGACGACGACGATCTGTCGCCGGGCGTCAACGAGATGATCCGCGTCTACGTCGCCCAGAAGCGCAAGATCCAGGACGGCGACAAGATGGCCGGCCGCCACGGCAACAAGGGTGTCGTGGGTAAGATCCTGCCGCAGGAGGACATGCCGTTCATGGCTGACGGCACCCCGGTGGACATCATCCTGAACACCCACGGTGTGCCGCGTCGTATGAACATCGGCCAGGTCCTGGAGATCCACCTCGGCTGGCTGGCCAAGGCCGGCTGGACGGTCAACCCGGACGACCCGGCAAACGCCAAGCTGCTGGAGACCCTGCCGGAGCACCTCTACGACGTGCCGGCGGACTCGCTGACGGCAACCCCGGTGTTCGACGGCGCGACCAACGAGGAGATCGCCGGCTTGCTGGCAAACTCCAAGCCGAACCGCGACGGCGATGTGATGGTGGACGAGAACGGCAAGACCAGGCTTTTCGACGGCCGTTCCGGCGAGCCGTACAAGTACCCGGTCTCCGTGGGCTACATGTACATGCTCAAGCTGCACCACCTGGTGGACGAGAAGATCCACGCCCGTTCCACCGGCCCGTACTCCATGATTACGCAGCAGCCGCTGGGCGGTAAGGCCCAGTTCGGTGGCCAGCGCTTCGGCGAGATGGAGGTGTGGGCAATGCAGGCGTACGGCGCCGCCTACACCCTGCAGGAGCTGCTGACCATCAAGTCCGACGACGTGGTTGGCCGCGTGAAGGTCTACGAGGCGATTGTCAAGGGCGACAACATCCCGGATCCGGGCATCCCGGAGTCCTTCAAGGTGCTGCTCAAGGAGCTGCAGTCCCTGTGTCTG